The genomic window GTTCAATAGAAGAATTAGATAAAGATAAGCATAAGCTTAAAGTGCTAGTAAATATGTTTGGTCGAGAAACACCAGTTGAACTTGATTTTTCTCAAGTTGAAAAAATATAACTTGCTATTGTAATGAAAAAGTGATAATATTCTTTGAGTGTATGTCTCGACTTTAGTTGAGACGAGCTTTTGTACAACAGCTTATGTCTTGTACAAAATGAGTGGGAGGGTAAAAACCCTATTACCACATCACGGACTTTAAGGAGGTGTGTCTCGTGGCTAAAAAAGTTATTAAAATGGTAAAATTACAAATCCCTGCAGGGAAAGCTAACCCAGCACCACCAGTAGGACCTGCACTAGGTCAAGCGGGTGTTAACATCATGGGATTCTGTAAAGAGTTTAATGCACGTACAGCAGATCAAGCAGGTCTAATTATTCCTGTTGAGATTACGGTATTTGAAGACCGTTCATTTACATTTATTACGAAAACTCCACCTGCAGCTGTTCTTCTAAAAGTAGTAGCTGGTATCCAGTCTGGTTCTGGTGAACCAAACAAGAAAAAGGTTGCAACAGTTAAGCGTGATAAAGTACGTGAAATTGCTGAACAAAAAATGCAAGATCTTAACGCTGCAAGCGTTGAAGCTGCAATGCGCATGGTAGAAGGTACTGCGCGTAGCATGGGTATCGTTATTGAAGACTAATTAGTCTAAAGCTTTGAGGTTGCGGATAATATACATTTGACATTATTCGCAACCTTTTGTTACGTGGGAGGTTATTCCGCTAAAACCACAATATAGGAGGAAATAAAAATGGCTAAAAGAGGTAAAAAGTACGCTGAAGCTATCAAGCTTGTAGACCGTACAAAATCATACTCTGTTCAAGAAGCTATTGAACTTGTTAAAAAGACAAGTGTAGCTAAATTTGATGCAACTGTAGAAGTAGCGTTCCGTTTAGGTATTGATGTAAAGAAAGCTGACCAACAAATTCGTGGTGCAGTTGTACTACCGAATGGTACAGGTAAAACACAACGTGTATTAGTATTTGCTAAAGGTGAAAAAGCTAAAGAAGCTGAAGCTGCTGGCGCTGATTATGTAGGAGATACTGACTATATCAACAAAATCCAACAAGGTTGGTTTGATTTTGATGTAATCGTAGCTACTCCAGACATGATGGGTGAAGTTGGTAAGCTTGGTCGTGTATTAGGACCTAAAGGCTTAATGCCAAACCCTAAAACAGGTACAGTTACGTTTGATGTAACGAAAGCAGTGAATGAAATTAAAGCTGGTAAAGTTGAATACCGTGCTGATAAATCAGGTAACATTCATGTACCTATCGGCAAAGTTTCTTTCGACGACCAAAAACTTGTTGAAAACTTTACAACAATCTTTGAAACATTGCTTAAAGTTAAGCCGTCAGCTGCAAAAGGCACATATATGAGAAACATTTCTGTTACTTCAACTATGGGCCCTGGTGTGAAAGTTGATGCTTCTACTTTCGTAGTAGCAAAATAAGGAAATTGACATTAGCGACAACAGCACGTATAATAAATCGTGTTGTGTTGAAATAGATTTTAATAGTACCGTAGACAGTAGGTGCCGCATGGCTTAATTCCCTACCGAGGTGCGAGGTATATATTGTGACAACTTGTTTGTTGTTTCTTATTCCTCCATGTCTGCGTTCGTGTTGGCATGGGGGTTTTTATATGCACCGACCGGTACGATTTATTTTTACCTGAAAAATATAGGAGGTGTACAAATGAGCAGCGTAATCGAGTTAAAGAAACAGACAGTAGCAGAGATTTCTGATAAGTTTAAAGGCAGTGTGTCAACGATTGTTGTTGACTACCGTGGATTAAACGTTGCTGAAGTGACAGAACTTCGTAAACAACTTCGTGAGGCTGGCGTAGAGTTTAAAGTGTACAAAAACACAATGACTCGCCGTGCAGCAACTGAAGCAGGTCTTGAAGGACTTAACGAAGCGTTAACTGGCCCGAATGCGATCGCATTCAGTACAGAAGACGTTGTCGCTCCTGCTAAAATCTTAAATGA from Bacillus sp. HMF5848 includes these protein-coding regions:
- the rplK gene encoding 50S ribosomal protein L11, which translates into the protein MAKKVIKMVKLQIPAGKANPAPPVGPALGQAGVNIMGFCKEFNARTADQAGLIIPVEITVFEDRSFTFITKTPPAAVLLKVVAGIQSGSGEPNKKKVATVKRDKVREIAEQKMQDLNAASVEAAMRMVEGTARSMGIVIED
- the rplA gene encoding 50S ribosomal protein L1 codes for the protein MAKRGKKYAEAIKLVDRTKSYSVQEAIELVKKTSVAKFDATVEVAFRLGIDVKKADQQIRGAVVLPNGTGKTQRVLVFAKGEKAKEAEAAGADYVGDTDYINKIQQGWFDFDVIVATPDMMGEVGKLGRVLGPKGLMPNPKTGTVTFDVTKAVNEIKAGKVEYRADKSGNIHVPIGKVSFDDQKLVENFTTIFETLLKVKPSAAKGTYMRNISVTSTMGPGVKVDASTFVVAK
- the rplJ gene encoding 50S ribosomal protein L10, encoding MSSVIELKKQTVAEISDKFKGSVSTIVVDYRGLNVAEVTELRKQLREAGVEFKVYKNTMTRRAATEAGLEGLNEALTGPNAIAFSTEDVVAPAKILNDFAKKHEALEIKAGVIEGNVASVEDVKALAELPSREGLLSMLLSVLQAPIRNLALATKAVADQKEEQGA